ATTGTGTAGTTTCAGACACAACATACCTGTCATTGCTGTTCTCTCTTGTTTGTCATCAAATGTACATACCAGTACCACAGTCATCGGGTCCACCGCACCCTGTCGCTGCTTTATGGCccgtttcacacacacactctcacacacacacacacacacacacacaaacacacacacacacacagacacacacacacacacacacacaccacaatgCCACCTATAGTGTATATACAAggacataattaaatatataacttCTTTATTACAAGTTAGAACAATGTACACTAGAATTATTAGCACACTCTGTGTGATCACCTCTGGGTCTCCATCTGTACAGTTGTTAAGTGATTACTTTAAAGTTTGAGACATAGTGAGtcttttaaactatttattgcAGTTAAACGTTCTGAGGGTTATAAATCATGTCAATATTTTAAGTTCAGTTATAAATTAAGattaaattcaaaacatttagtttcactCTGTCTTTCTAACGTCTTGTTTGAAAGAACCAGGCTTCTGTGTTGCACGTTTGTGTTTCCCAAACGGTTTGGTCCCTCTATCCCCGCAGGGCTTTATGGAGCCGGTTTAGCCGGTTATGTGGGATTTCAGCAGAACAGGAAAATCAAGGGCGAACTTGCCCAGGCCTCAGTGTTTGTGTTACTTAAGGGGATGACAGCTTCAACCGGTTTTTTtggggtggagagagaggagagaggggagggtgTGGGGCGTTCTCCCTTGCCTCGTTCTCCCTTTTCCTCTTCATTATCGCActtctttccctctgtctctgtatcacTCAGTCCATCTCTAAAGTCTGAGCGAGTGGACGGCTGGAGGCATCCTCGGCTGAATGAGGTGAGTTGTTGCCTGAGGATCAGAATATATTGTCTGACAGGTGGGTAGAGGGGGTGTAGGTATGTGCGGCTGGCTGGGGGTGAGGTCTGAGCTGTCATACAGGACATACTGGCCTTTTCATGCtcattatagtgtgtgtgtgtgtgtgtgtgtgtgtgtgtgtgtgtgtgtgtgtgtgtgtgtgtgtgtgtgtgtgtgtgtgtgtgtgtgtgtgtgtgtgtgtgtgtgtgtgggtggacgGGAGTTTTAAGGTCAGTTGCCACACTTCTTTAACACAAAGCTGTAAAAAAATTCAATCAGGCATAGATTTACAATACAGCATGTcgtctatataaataaatataaagttgttTGTGATGCCTTTAATTAAGCAAACACAATGTGCTATAGAATAACTTGGAAACcaattttacaatatatatgtatgtgtgtatatatatatatatatatatatatatatatatatatatatgtgtgtagcatgtgtgtatgtagggTGGAGCTCATACACAAGAGTAACTTTctgtcatttatcatttactgTTATTTGTATAAAAGCCATGTACTCGCTCTACACATGTTTGTCAGAGTTGCGTTTAAGTTTACTCAGCATCCCTCTCCACTGATGGGCATTCCAGTTTCATTATTAGTCAGACCAGCTGACAATGGGATTAATGAAAGCAAAGCGGCTTGAACAAAAGCTTCCAATGACATTTCTTTGACCGCTCCAGCATCAGCTGACGGCAGTGAATGAAGTCTGAACAGCTAAACTTCCTCTCGTAAGTCACGTTTGGTTTCGATCGGACAGCGAACCTCCCAGCAGATGGGAGATGTTAAACGAAGGCTTACATTAAAGCTCCAGCAGTGAGATATGCAGCCTGATTGTTATCTATACAGTCTGTACATCTATAGGTGTGGAGCATCAGGACTGCGTAATTCCACATAATGTGGTAATGCTCCTGTTTATAGTGGCAGGAGTGTCATACAGCAGTGTCAGTAATAATAGAGTTTAATATACTGAAAAATCTATGTAACTACACAGCAATAGTTAGACAAAGTGACAACtctagcgtgtgtgtgtgtgtgtgtgtgtgtgtgtgtgtgtgtgtgtgtgtgtgtgtgtgtgtgtgtgtgtgtatgtgtgtgtgtgtgtgtgtgtgtgtgtgtgtgtgtgtgtgtgtgtgtgtgtgtgtgtgtgtgtgagtgtgtgaataaTGATCTAGAGACAGCAGAGCGGGCACATGAAGGCAGACAGGTCTTTTCTTGCTCTGCTGAAGCCACTTGCCTGACATATCCTGACATGTCGAGAGAGCCTGATCCACACTGATCAAAATGCTGAATAGTattcaataaatgtatttgtgcttATAAGTGATCACGTGTATGTGTGAGGGAAATAGAGAGCACACTTCAAGTCACCTGTTAGCCTTCCAATCAGCAAATTTTGTTATTATGTTACTTTGTAATAGGTGATACGCAGTTTTACACTGACACCATGTGATGCACTTAtctgcaaacacatgcacaatcTATACAAGCTTTTGTGTACTTGAAACACAAACTACCTTGCAGGACCAGTCTAGCCGGTTTCAATCATCCTTGATATAACAACGAATTTGCTTCGCTTTGAAAGTTCAGCAGCAGCAAAGTGTGTGGTGCCGTACGCCCTCAACACAACACAGTCCTCAGGCTATAACAGTCAAGAGCCTGGATCCCTCTGACtttactatgtttatattacaTTAGCAGCTTTTCTTAGTTTGACTGCCTGGTAAAAAGCTTTGGATTTAGGGTGTGAGAAGGGTCGTAATGTCATGTCAAGTCTTATACATCTAAACCCTTTCTGTAGATGTGTTTCCATACACCTGTTTTATGCGCATTTCAATTTGCGTAATAAAAAAGtggaaaagaaaggtttttacagTCGGCTGAGGTGGAATAGTTGGCGTATCGATAAAAGCAAACTGCGACAAAGTGCATAGGAAGCAGATTTAGCGAATAAATGACGACTAAGCTTCTTCTCCATGgaagaaacaaaatatattctcctcatcgttcctcacagatctgatgtatccttcctcacatgaatacatgaaacaaactgTCATATTAAGTCTCTGCCATTCTTTGAACTATGCCATCTCGTTGCGCCCTCTTCTTCTGAAATcttgcattataagtatgtttataatgcattatagacatggccgtcatagaaagtgttaccggAAGAAATGTGGGAAAACATTTGTTGTCTCTTCTGATGTGCAGTCAGACTCAAAGTGAAAGGAGATTGCCATAGAAATGGAGTGCTTTAACAACCTACTCCTCAAACTGCGGGAGGTCCACGAGCGAGAAGTGGACGGTAAGTGTCAATCATGCAAACAGCCGCCATTGAAAAgttgtaatgtaactgtaattcCAGGATCATATCATTTGCAAGAATTCAAaccgtgtgtgttgtgttgttgactTTCAGGGTGGCAGATAAAAATTCAAGAGCTGTCCAACAAGAAGGGCTGGTGAGTGGATCCTTCTCCCCCCTGAGGTTTCTACATGATCATGTTTAGACAACGCTGACAAGATATTCAAGTTTAGCTGTACAGTTCTCTGTGGGAGCCGTGCTCAGGCCTGAAGTGTTTGTGGACCAGGCAGGCAGACATGCTGTTCCTGCACATGGCCCTGTTCGTCCATGTCATGGTTAGCTTGTGAGGAAGCTCATGTTGCAACAAGTCATTTGGTCTGGCACTGAGTCACAAAACTCTATTTCGTTTCAACTTCAAACTggtgaagagaaaaagaaaattggcCAAGGAGTTATTTTAGATTCTTGGTACAATTCAAGAAAGTCTTTGAGGCTATTTCAAATGTTGTCGATGCAAGAGACTCATCAAAACATGGGTCCACCCAAACATATAGGTTGTGTAATACCTGTAAGTCAAAATCTGATCCACTAATTCTTCTGCCTCGATGTCCTGCCATCCCAGATAACAATCCCAGAGAACAGACATGCTGATGCATCCACTATAACAAACCAAAGATCCAACACTGACAGGGACCATTCTACCATTAGTACTTTGTCCTGTTTCAGCTTTATTTGacaagtactgtatgtgtacatatacaataCTTGTGTTACTCCGAATGAACTTACACACATTTCCAGTAGAAAAAGACATACAgccaaaacaagaacaaaaaagcTGAAAAACGACAAAATACCGGTAGGTAAAAATAAACATAGAGCTATTATGTGCAGAGGTTACGCATGGGGGGGTGAAAAACATAgatataaaagtatataaaagcaacaatgaaCAACAACATACACAGTGTGTATACACTAtgtttctgtaaattgtaaaGAGTCAttcttattttgtgtgtgtgtgtgtttgtgtgtgtgtgtgtgtgtgtgtgtgtgtgtgtgtgtgtgtgtgtgcgtgcgtgtgtgtgtgtgtgtgtgcgtgtgtgtgtgtggtgtgtgtgcgtgtgcgtgtgtgtgtgtgtatgtttgtgtgtgtgtgtgtgtgcgtgtgtgtgtgtgtgtgtgtgtgtgcgtgtgtgtgtgtgtgtgtgtgtgtgtgtgtgtgtgtgtgtgtgcgtgtgtgtgtgtgtgtgtgtgtgtgtgcgtgtgtgcgtgcgtgtgtgcatgtgtgcatgtaaacagtgATACAAAGCGAATGGAGGAATTGTTCACCAAAAACCAGCAGATGAAAGAACAGCAGAGATTACTCACCGATAACATCAAGACTCTGGAAAACAGGTACATTCTGCTTTGGGATTGCATTTGGattacaacatgtgtgtgtgtgtgtgtgtgtgtgtgtgtgtgtgtgtgtgtgtgtgtgtgtgtgtgtgtgtgtgtgtgtgtgtgtgtgtgtgtgtgtgtgtgtgtgtggcaggttgTGTACAATACAGGACCATACGCTAGTGAACACACCAGAACAAGTAGCTGCAAAACCTCTGAGTGTATCTTGGAACTATAATCGATGACTGTACCTCATTTGGGCCTCAAGTTCTGCAACTGGTGAAAACTGGCCGTTTATTTTAGAGCTTTTCCTTCAAAGCCCTTACTCTAGATTGTTCTCTATGCTCAGGATGGATGCTCTGCCTTGTCCCCCCGTAGACGTAACCATTGGCATATTCTCATTTAAAAGGCTGTTTTTGGCCTGATTCAGGAACTACATCCTATAAAAAAGTAATGGAAGTTAATGTTTTTGCTCCCAGGACTTATTCTTACTGACTGTCACCAGAAGCCTCTGGAGCTGGTCTCATTGAACACACATaaagtgattttaaatgaatggGAAGCAGGCACATCTGGCCGTCGGTGTTTTGAATGTGGAATTTGTCTTTTGATATCTTATAATTCTGAAATTTGTTCTTTGTCGTAATGTGTTATTTGTGCTGCTGCCTGTATCCACCAGGATACTCTTGAAAAAGTGATTTTTAATCTTAATTTAtttctggttaaataaaggttaataaaaaaatatgttaaaatagaaatgagaaatgtatATTACTGCAAATGAATATTAACGTTTCATTTGGCGAGATTTAATAATGGTAAAATAACACTGCAGCGGAATAGTTCCACAAGTAGAGCAGAGTCAGCTTTCACGTTTGCTAACATCAtccaccacaaactgctgcTCATACTGCACCAAGTAAAGATAATTGAATTAAGCGATGATGCAATTTAATGCTTataaattcaacattttcatttgtaaaggaacaatgtgttttttcttctctcaaaAGGTATGTAGTCTCGCTGTCATGGACTGTTGGATGTGTGTTTAACTTCACTGGGTGGTGTGTGTAGGACCTGGATATTAATATTGAGAGTATTACGGAGTGTTTAGAGTGTGATGTTGTGTGGTTTCTGCTGTTTGTGCAGGCTGAGGGCAGGGCTGTGTGACAGATGTACAGTGACTCAGGAGGTAGCCAAGAGAAGACAACAGGAGTTTGAAGCCTCAACGATACAAAGCATCCAGCACCTCACCGTACTGGgtattcatccattcattcctcctccatcacctgtCTCTCATGTCACATCAGTTTAGCATCAGCGTTCAACTTTGACTGTTTTCATTACTTTCTTATCTCTCTTCACGACAGCATATTAGGGTCATTGtaggtgaaaataaaataaaatacatttttaaatacggAGCCAGCGGAGGGGGCATAATATAGGTGAAAAAGTTGCACATTTCTGAGGAAAAAAAACTTAGATCATCACAGAAATcagaaatatacttaaatattctctgagattataaaatcaGAAATTAGAGataaaaaatcaaaaaagattctgtgattaaaatcacaaatttgcaAGGTTTTTTGTGAAGGAACCACATGGCTTTACGTTGCAAGTGGATCATCTAATCAAATCAAGCAATATCACTTGTAGCCCACAATCATCATTTTATCATAAGTATCCAGAGGTTGAAGAGACACTGCTGTGAATTGTGCCttttaagaagaaaacaacacactgaTTTGGATGAGGTGATAGCTTTTCTGCATCAGCACAATGGTCAAAGATAGGCGAGACAACGTGCAGCAAAGGGCTGTGGTTGGTACTATGTATGATgggtaaatacatttttcttcagaATATTACCCTCCTCCCCAGCTCTGGGATttaacctacaatggccctcAGCCACCATCATACTTCTTTGCCTTCTGCCATTTGGTACAACTTTATTTCGACCTCCATCCACGCTTTTCCTTTCgcctaaaaatacattttaaagacaacTTTGTTGTTCAATGCTCTGATCATGACTTGTGGTTTGTGTTGTAGCGGGAGAGATGAACAACCAGAAAAGGGAGAACAAGGGACTTCGGGATGAGCTCAAGAGTTTAAGAGCAGCACTCGAGTGAGTATATGGTTGTGTGAGTCAACCATCTAGAGGAGGCTCTAAACCTTTTTCTCTAAAGTACTTCTAAAGAGGAGCGGTCAATGCAGCAAATGTTTAACCAAAGTTTGATTTgaacttttaaaacaatttatcCATAGCTTATATGTCAACACATTTTACTTGTATGACCAATATCATAGTAATTACCACTCAGAAAGCATCTCCCTGCTTGATTGTGTTGTGCCTGAAAGCAGTTTGTCACACAGCGACCGTGctctaataatataaaatactgtgtgtgcagcagaggccacagtgacagcagcagcaccacagaGGTCAAAACACACAGCTCGCCTGACCTTTCACCTTCTTCTGGACCCGTGACCCTCGTCACTACGGCAACCAGCAGAGCCAGTAACCAGCCAGAAGATGGCAGCGCTGCAGTGAAAACTGAGGCAGAGCAAAGAAGTGAAggtgagaaagaggaagaggatacATTTGTTAATAATCATGCTCATATTCTTACATAAGCTCGTGTTTGtgatcaaacagaaacacaacacactcagTTGAGATGGATGAACAGAAACCACTATGTAAGTTTCTAAATCACTCTCTTTACCTTTAACATGTTCTCTGTTGCATGTGCAGGTCAAAGAAATAGTGTAACATATTGAGGAATATTAAAATTAGCTTTCTGGCTAAAAGTCAGATAAGAAGATCaacaccactctcatatctgtccaaTACATATGAAGCTGGAGCAAGGAGACCGTTCGCTTAGCAAAAAGAGTGGAGAAAGGGGGACCTAGCTAGCCTGGCTCGTCCAAAAgtaaatttaaaaatgtaatattaaagaTCATCCACCTACCTGGACATCTAAAGCctcaataattaattaattatgttaTATCTCATGTTCTTTTAATCCTCAAGAAGTGTAAAGATGATTAAAGttcttttggacagagccaggttaATTGTGTCTCTTGTTTCTGGTATCTTTTCCCTggatgtagcttcatatttagtgagATGAGATttgtttccaaaatgtcaaattattactttaattaatGGTTAACTGGATAGAAATGATTTTTCTTTCTGCCCGTCACTCTCACAGGATTCATACAAGCCTATTTCCTGGAAAACAGAACAGAGTGTGACCCGTGttggagagaggaggtgagacgGAGGGACATAGGGAAAAGTGCAACAGGCTGTTGTGTCACTTTATGAGAGTGTTGAACATTGAATGGCACACATTAATGATTGGATGTGCCAACATTTAACCAAAGATAAAAACtagaagagatagagaaaaagatCAATTGTTTTGGGAGCCAAAGAAGAACAATCAAAAGTCAGAACTCAGCAATCACTTAAAGATTTAAACCTTACACCACTTGTTACTAAGTAATGCATGCTGCCGACACTGTGGCCTAATGACCTGCACAGACATGTGACTCTTTCCTTATCTGCCTGGCCTGCGTTTCTCATAACTTAGAGCTCGGAGTGATGAAGGACTGGACCAGCgactctccatccctcctcaaGCTCTCCTTCTTAGGAACTCTTCTTCCTCAACCGGCAGAGAAGTGAACCACAGCAGACATGTGCTCCATGCTCCTGTTCCCTGCCGTCCTCAACCAATCATGAGCTGCCCTGCTACTCTCCCCTGGCACTTATCTGAATCCTATGACTGGGCTAGTGCGGTTGATCTGGGGACCAGCCTGGTGGTGCAACCTCCTCTCAAACCAAACCCACTGCGCTTTCCCAACCTGATCCCAACTAGCCAACATGCCACCACTAGAAGGCAGGTTAGTAGCTCTTCCTTGCCCAAGCAGAGCACCTCTCAGCCCTCTGCCAACGAACCAACTACTCAGGTGTTCAGGTTGAGAAATATGTCAGAGCATGTGGAGAATCATACTAAGCCCCGGGAGAAAAAGGAAATCCCGACATCTAAGACTGAGAGGGTCTCTGGTGAGCTTAGAGAGGCGTGTGAGGGGCCTCTGGACCTATCAGAACGAGGAAAGTCCAAATCCAGCCAAACGCCAAGAGATGATTCGCCCTTAGCCTtacaagatggagagagagtaCAAAGAAACCCTGACAAGGATGTGAAAGTAAATCCATCTGCAAACGGACCAGTATCATCACCTTCTCCTGTCATCCCTCCCTCGTGCTCCTTTACCCCACCAGCTGAACAAGACGAAGAGTCTACCAGTGACCAGAACCACAAGGTAAGGGTGATTTCACACCTAACCTGTTTGGTTCGGCTTAAGATGAACCAACAGTCCGTTTGCCCGGTTAGTGTGGTTCATTCAGGCTGGCGTGAAAACAACCAAACCGAGATCGTTTGAAGAGGTGGGTCCGATTCCAACTGTACCACTAATAAATTCATCTGCTGATCGTGAAATCTATTCAAGCGATCTTACAACTGATCTGAATAAGGCCATGTATATATCCAATATAACTAAAACTGCTGTGCTTTGTACTTTGTCAAGTGTGTGACAGCAATCCCGCAGTAATAAGCCCCAAATGATTACTGTCTCTGCCTGTTAGACATTATTCATAACTAATAATACTTGCTTATGATCAGTTATTTCTTCATGAGCTCTTTGTGACACCAAAggacataaatatacacatcaGAAGCATTAAAGTGCTGCATCACAGAATTTTATTTTCCTACGTGAGGCAGGATGACAACCACCAACACTGTCCAATCACTGAATTACCTGTCAGTCTGCgtaacttcctgtttacttCTCTTGGTTCGTTTGTTAAAAGTAACTGTATACAGGAACCAGTCTAGAACTAAAATGCCACATTGTATTATTTTTCCCCTGGGTCCAGACCAAATAAACCGAAGTACAGGTGTGAAAGTACCTTGAAAGACATGGAGGTGATGGTAAAGATGGGATACACAGGATTCATAGTATGACGGTTTTGTCACAGCATGTATTGAAAGAGCAGGAGCAGAAAGAGGAGCCGCATGGAATGAGTGACCAGAGCAACGAGAAGAAGGTGCCTGTCCTCACCATATCATTGCGTCCAGGTGAAGAGCTTCTATtcacatgtgtctgtgtttgctcaTCCGTATGTTAACGGTGCGCAGGGGAATCATACTTACTGGTACCATGTTTCTGTAACAGTAG
This window of the Cottoperca gobio chromosome 7, fCotGob3.1, whole genome shotgun sequence genome carries:
- the rbbp8l gene encoding DNA endonuclease RBBP8; the protein is MAVIEKMECFNNLLLKLREVHEREVDGWQIKIQELSNKKGCDTKRMEELFTKNQQMKEQQRLLTDNIKTLENRLRAGLCDRCTVTQEVAKRRQQEFEASTIQSIQHLTVLAGEMNNQKRENKGLRDELKSLRAALEARSDEGLDQRLSIPPQALLLRNSSSSTGREVNHSRHVLHAPVPCRPQPIMSCPATLPWHLSESYDWASAVDLGTSLVVQPPLKPNPLRFPNLIPTSQHATTRRQVSSSSLPKQSTSQPSANEPTTQVFRLRNMSEHVENHTKPREKKEIPTSKTERVSGELREACEGPLDLSERGKSKSSQTPRDDSPLALQDGERVQRNPDKDVKVNPSANGPVSSPSPVIPPSCSFTPPAEQDEESTSDQNHKHVLKEQEQKEEPHGMSDQSNEKKVPVLTISLRPVVVLETLNSALQESLSANGKSSYPAVQPGSSSDEQDEEKRVTRQESNQGCKRKRESVETETDRDSETDNPVSKTQPWNLAQQRQLTPSLRRHRRRRSNSTLQF